One part of the Marichromatium purpuratum 984 genome encodes these proteins:
- a CDS encoding GGDEF domain-containing protein — protein sequence MRHRQNINNIYALLGLAVLLLVASFYLLGMLPLIKHLERTHDERVDFQLSESSALIRTILDDQRNIALQVASRSAIRNRQVAYLRGEIDRQTLAEFSRPKLADAITAHEGLISVVRYAPDGSRLYSAGRQIPSAYDRLCTTYPVESIRLVMIEPDARRVYYCSPLHDRGGRHIGFDLLVMFDHPLHEAVERQSRAGLELALVLDDEGLDGYWPNRPIDSHMHKALTQYLQTSVMPSGFSIAQRRLEDEPRWQLFLIVDDAEHARPLERQTLPLLFAVLASTAAIYLLTVITLRPIIAALLEQKALLARSRCDGLTGAHNHAYMQELLDAELARTTRYGRPLSLILLDIDHFKQVNDRHGHQAGDQVLRILTQRCRETIRQTDQLARYGGEEFLIILPETGRTQAMTLAERLRRHIARSTFPIPGDSLHITISLGVISTEGQTDAFDKYDLIEAVDRALYHSKREGRDRVSYGAITPAAPPASGRKSAAASRGEEGK from the coding sequence ATGCGACACCGCCAGAACATCAACAACATCTATGCCCTACTCGGACTCGCCGTACTCTTGTTGGTGGCAAGCTTCTATCTGCTGGGAATGCTTCCGCTGATCAAGCATCTGGAACGTACCCACGACGAGCGCGTCGACTTCCAGCTCAGCGAGAGCAGCGCGCTGATCCGCACCATCCTCGACGACCAGCGCAACATCGCCCTTCAGGTCGCCAGTCGCAGCGCCATCCGCAATCGCCAAGTGGCCTATCTGCGCGGCGAGATCGATCGCCAGACCCTGGCCGAGTTCAGCCGCCCCAAGCTCGCCGACGCCATCACCGCTCACGAGGGCCTGATCTCGGTAGTGCGCTACGCGCCCGACGGCAGCCGTCTCTACAGCGCGGGCAGACAGATCCCTAGCGCATACGACCGTCTCTGCACCACGTACCCGGTCGAGTCGATACGACTGGTCATGATCGAGCCCGACGCGCGTCGGGTCTATTACTGCTCCCCCCTGCACGATCGTGGCGGACGACACATCGGCTTCGACCTACTGGTGATGTTCGACCACCCCCTGCACGAGGCGGTCGAACGTCAGAGTCGCGCGGGACTGGAGCTTGCGCTGGTGCTCGACGATGAGGGCCTCGACGGTTACTGGCCCAACCGCCCGATCGACTCGCACATGCACAAGGCACTGACCCAGTATCTGCAGACCTCCGTCATGCCATCGGGCTTCAGCATCGCGCAACGCAGGCTCGAGGACGAACCGCGCTGGCAACTCTTCCTGATCGTCGACGACGCCGAACACGCCCGCCCGCTCGAGCGCCAGACCCTGCCGCTGCTGTTCGCCGTCCTGGCCTCGACGGCGGCGATCTATCTGCTCACCGTCATCACCCTGCGCCCGATCATCGCCGCACTGCTCGAACAGAAGGCGCTGCTCGCCCGCTCGCGCTGCGACGGGCTCACCGGCGCCCACAACCACGCCTACATGCAGGAGCTGCTCGATGCCGAGCTGGCGCGCACCACGCGCTACGGCCGGCCACTGTCGCTGATCCTGCTCGACATCGATCATTTCAAGCAGGTCAACGACCGTCATGGCCACCAGGCCGGCGACCAGGTGCTGCGCATCCTCACCCAACGCTGCCGCGAGACGATCCGCCAGACCGACCAGCTCGCGCGCTACGGCGGCGAGGAGTTCCTGATCATCCTCCCCGAAACCGGACGGACCCAGGCGATGACGCTCGCCGAGCGGTTGCGCCGACACATCGCCCGGAGCACGTTCCCGATCCCCGGCGACAGCCTGCACATCACCATCAGCCTCGGCGTCATCAGCACCGAGGGGCAGACCGACGCGTTCGACAAGTACGACCTGATCGAGGCCGTCGATCGCGCGCTCTATCACAGCAAGCGCGAGGGCCGCGACCGGGTCAGCTACGGCGCCATCACGCCCGCCGCACCGCCCGCATCGGGGAGGAAGAGCGCGGCGGCCTCGCGCGGTGAGGAAGGGAAATAG
- a CDS encoding bifunctional cobalt-precorrin-7 (C(5))-methyltransferase/cobalt-precorrin-6B (C(15))-methyltransferase, with product MTDPTPASAPLNSTWLTVVGIGEDGLAGLGEAARAAIAGAEVIFGGARHLDLIEPRSEQELRPWPSPFSDAYPQLEALHGRAVCVLASGDPMFYGAGSSLAARFGAAALRVLPAPSSVSLAAARLGWALHEITVVPAHGRPLARVNLHLAPGARLLVLSADGATPAALAAELVARGYGESRLTVFEHLGGPAERSLRGHAADWSVGQCARLNLIALECRADAGRRSYSRRGALPDAAFANDGQLTKRDVRAATLARLAPLPGELLWDVGAGSGSIGIEWLRAEPRARAIAIEADAGRQALIAANRDALGVPDLMLVAGRAPEALDGLAAPDAIFIGGGLTRAGVAECCWAALKPGGRLVANAVTLQSEAFLVELRGRIGGELTRISVAHASPLGAFDGWRTAMPVTLLSATKPGP from the coding sequence ATGACCGACCCGACCCCAGCCAGCGCCCCTCTCAACTCGACCTGGCTGACCGTGGTCGGCATCGGCGAGGACGGACTCGCCGGGCTCGGCGAGGCGGCACGCGCGGCGATCGCCGGGGCCGAGGTGATCTTCGGCGGCGCGCGTCATCTCGACCTGATCGAGCCACGATCGGAGCAGGAACTGCGCCCCTGGCCCAGCCCCTTCAGCGACGCCTACCCCCAGCTCGAGGCGCTGCACGGACGAGCGGTCTGCGTGCTCGCCAGCGGCGACCCCATGTTCTACGGTGCGGGTTCGAGCCTCGCGGCACGCTTCGGCGCCGCCGCGCTGCGGGTGCTGCCGGCACCCTCCTCGGTCTCGCTCGCCGCCGCCCGGCTCGGCTGGGCGCTGCACGAGATCACCGTGGTGCCCGCACACGGTCGTCCGCTCGCCCGGGTCAACCTGCACCTCGCCCCGGGCGCACGGCTGCTGGTGCTCTCGGCCGACGGCGCCACCCCGGCCGCGCTCGCCGCCGAACTGGTGGCGCGTGGCTATGGCGAGAGCCGGCTGACGGTGTTCGAGCACCTCGGTGGTCCGGCCGAGCGCAGCCTGCGGGGGCACGCTGCCGACTGGTCGGTCGGGCAGTGCGCACGACTCAACCTGATCGCACTGGAGTGCCGTGCCGACGCCGGCCGTCGGTCGTACTCGCGCCGCGGCGCGCTGCCAGACGCGGCCTTCGCCAACGACGGCCAGCTCACCAAGCGCGACGTGCGCGCGGCCACCCTGGCGCGGCTCGCACCGCTGCCCGGCGAGCTGCTGTGGGACGTCGGCGCCGGCAGCGGCTCGATCGGCATCGAGTGGCTGCGCGCCGAGCCGAGGGCACGCGCCATCGCCATCGAGGCCGACGCCGGGCGGCAGGCGCTGATCGCCGCCAACCGCGATGCGCTCGGGGTGCCTGACCTGATGCTAGTGGCCGGACGCGCACCCGAGGCGCTCGACGGGTTGGCGGCGCCGGATGCAATCTTCATCGGCGGCGGACTGACCCGCGCCGGGGTCGCCGAGTGCTGCTGGGCGGCGCTCAAGCCCGGCGGACGTCTGGTGGCCAATGCTGTCACGCTGCAGAGCGAGGCCTTCCTGGTCGAACTGCGCGGGCGCATCGGCGGCGAGCTGACGCGGATCTCGGTGGCCCACGCCAGCCCGCTCGGCGCCTTCGACGGCTGGCGCACGGCGATGCCGGTGACCCTGCTGAGCGCAACCAAACCAGGGCCCTGA